Proteins encoded together in one Pithys albifrons albifrons isolate INPA30051 chromosome 29, PitAlb_v1, whole genome shotgun sequence window:
- the STARD7 gene encoding stAR-related lipid transfer protein 7, mitochondrial, translating into MWRLLGAVTARGPRSAPGTGPGPRPAPLLARHCGCAAAHRARRAWRGGRGDGAGGAAGGAGGSWWWWRGPLRGRPALAGPGRLMAALAGVFVWDGQRIEEEELRRSAQEMKHMENLSSLAQGNSPGELQPSEREQRWELIMDKKHFRLWRRPIQGSHLYQYRVFGSYTDVTPRQFFNVQLDTEYRKKWDSLVIKLDVIERDVVTGSEVIHWVTHFPYPMYSRDYVYVRRYNVDKENNLMVLVSRAVEHPGVPEDPEYVRVRTYESQMVIRPHKTFDENGFDYLLTYSDNPQTVFPRYCVSWMVSSGMPDFLEKLHSAALKAKKMELEVRDYLAKGPDTAPEPCGPAQLEYA; encoded by the exons ATGTGGCGGCTCCTCGGGGCCGTCACCGCGCGGGGCCCCCGTTCGGCCCCCGGGACCGGCCCCGGCCCCAGACCGGCCCCGCTGCTCGCCCGTCACTGCGGCTGCGCGGCCGCGCACCGGGCGCGCCGGGCCTGGCGCGGCGGCCGCGGGGACGGCGCGGGAGGGGCCGCGGGAGGGGCGGGAGGGTCGTGGTGGTGGTGGCGGGGACCGCtccggggccgccccgccctCGCCGGCCCCGGCCGCCTCATGGCCGCGCTCGCCGGGGTGTTCGTGTGGGACGGGCAGCGCAtcgaggaggaggagctgcGGCG CTCCGCGCAGGAGATGAAGCACATGGAGAACCTTTCCAGCCTGGCCCAggggaacagccctggggaatTGCAGCCCTCGGAGCGGGAGCAGCGCTGGGAGCTGATCATGGATAAGAAGCACTTCCGGCTGTGGCGGAGGCCGATCCAGGGATCCCACCTGTACCAGTACCGAG tgtttggaTCCTACACGGATGTGACTCCCAGGCAGTTCTTCAATGTCCAG ctggacacCGAATATCGGAAAAAATGGGATTCCTTGGTCATCAAACTGGACGTGATCGAGCGGGACGTGGTGACGGGGTCGGAGGTGATCCATTGGGTCACCCACTTCCCG TATCCCATGTATTCCCGGGATTACGTCTACGTCCGGCGCTACAACGTGGACAAGGAGAACAACCTGATGGTGCTGGTGTCACG ggctgtggagcATCCCGGCGTTCCCGAAGATCCCGAGTACGTGCGGGTCAGGACCTACGAGTCCCAGATGGTGATCCGGCCCCACAAAACCTTTGATGAG AATGGGTTCGATTACCTGCTCACCTACAGCGACAACCCCCAGACGGTGTTCCCGCGGTACTGCGTCAGCTGGATGGTGTCCAGCG gaaTGCCAGAtttcctggagaagctgcaTTCGGCGGCGCTGAAGGCCAAGAAGATGGAGCTGGAGGTCAGGGATTACCTGGCCAAGGGCCCAGACACGGCCCCGGAGCCCTGTGGCCCCGCCCAGCTGGAATACGCCTGA
- the TMED4 gene encoding transmembrane emp24 domain-containing protein 4 isoform X2, producing MAALRAAGPARILLLFLACGAHGLYFHIGETEKRCFIEEIPDETMVIGNYRTQLWDKQSESFLPSTPGLGMHVEVKDPDGKVVLSRQYGSEGRFTFTSHTPGEHQICLHSNSTRMALFAGGKLRVHLDIQVGEHTNNYPEIAAKDKLTELQLRARQLLDQVEQIQKEQNYQRMRHLKSFFEAKKLV from the exons ATGGCGGCGCTGAGGGCGGCGGGGCCCGCCCGgatcctgctcctcttcctcgccTGCGGCGCACACGGGCTCTACTTCCACATCGGGGAGACCGAGAAGCGCTGCTTCATCGAGGAGATCCCCGACGAAACCATGGTCATCG GGAACTACCGGACCCAGCTGTGGGACAAACAGTCGGagtccttcctgccctccacccCCGGGCTGGGCATGCACGTGGAGGTCAAGGACCCCGATGGCAAG GTGGTGCTGTCCCGCCAATATGGCTCTGAGGGGCGTTTCACCTTCACGTCACACACGCCGGGGGAGCACCAGATCTGCCTGCACTCCAACTCCACCCGCATGGCCCTGTTTGCTGGGGGCAAACTG CGGGTGCACCTGGACATCCAGGTGGGCGAACACACCAACAACTACCCCGAGATCGCAGCCAAGGACAAGCTGACGGAGCTGCAGCTCCGTGCCAGGCAGCTCCTCGACCAGGTGGAGCAGATCCAGAAGGAGCAAAACTACCAGAGG ATGAGGCACCTCAAGAGCTTCTTCGAGGCCAAGAAGTTGGTGTAG
- the LOC139683670 gene encoding interleukin-1 receptor antagonist protein-like isoform X2 → MEAEGFAPCQAPALQTKVFQYRIWDVNQKSLYLRDDQLLAGHLQGANAALEEKVFWVPNRAFEPARQPVILGIRNGTRCLGTGTGTGTGGAPALRLQDGLWRFESAANPGWFLCTSARGHQPLGLSRHHDATHLLDFYFQLC, encoded by the exons ATGG AGGCCGAAGGCTTCGCGCCCTGCCAGGCGCCCGCCCTGCAGACCAAGGTGTTCCAGTACCG gATCTGGGATGTGAACCAGAAGTCACTGTACCTGCGCGATGACCAACTGCTGGCCGGGCACCTGCAAGGGGCCAACGCCGCCCTGGAAG AGAAGGTGTTCTGGGTCCCCAACCGCGCCTTCGAGCCCGCCCGGCAGCCCGTGATCCTGGGCATCCGCAACGGCACCCGCTGCCTCGGCACCGGCACTGGCACCGGCACTGGCGGGGCACCCGCCCTGCGCCTGCAG GACGGGCTGTGGCGCTTCGAGTCGGCCGCCAACCCCGGCTGGTTCCTCTGCACCTCGGCCCGCGGCCACCAGCCCCTGGGACTCTCCCGCCACCACGATGCCACCCACCTGCTCGACTTCTacttccagctctgctga
- the TMED4 gene encoding transmembrane emp24 domain-containing protein 4 isoform X1 codes for MAALRAAGPARILLLFLACGAHGLYFHIGETEKRCFIEEIPDETMVIGNYRTQLWDKQSESFLPSTPGLGMHVEVKDPDGKVVLSRQYGSEGRFTFTSHTPGEHQICLHSNSTRMALFAGGKLRVHLDIQVGEHTNNYPEIAAKDKLTELQLRARQLLDQVEQIQKEQNYQRYREERFRMTSESTNQRVLWWSIAQTIILILTGIWQMRHLKSFFEAKKLV; via the exons ATGGCGGCGCTGAGGGCGGCGGGGCCCGCCCGgatcctgctcctcttcctcgccTGCGGCGCACACGGGCTCTACTTCCACATCGGGGAGACCGAGAAGCGCTGCTTCATCGAGGAGATCCCCGACGAAACCATGGTCATCG GGAACTACCGGACCCAGCTGTGGGACAAACAGTCGGagtccttcctgccctccacccCCGGGCTGGGCATGCACGTGGAGGTCAAGGACCCCGATGGCAAG GTGGTGCTGTCCCGCCAATATGGCTCTGAGGGGCGTTTCACCTTCACGTCACACACGCCGGGGGAGCACCAGATCTGCCTGCACTCCAACTCCACCCGCATGGCCCTGTTTGCTGGGGGCAAACTG CGGGTGCACCTGGACATCCAGGTGGGCGAACACACCAACAACTACCCCGAGATCGCAGCCAAGGACAAGCTGACGGAGCTGCAGCTCCGTGCCAGGCAGCTCCTCGACCAGGTGGAGCAGATCCAGAAGGAGCAAAACTACCAGAGG TACCGCGAGGAGCGGTTCCGCATGACGAGCGAGAGCACCAACCAGAGGGTGCTCTGGTGGTCCATCGCCCAGAccatcatcctcatcctcactgGCATCTGGCAGATGAGGCACCTCAAGAGCTTCTTCGAGGCCAAGAAGTTGGTGTAG
- the LOC139683670 gene encoding interleukin-36 receptor antagonist protein-like isoform X1, whose protein sequence is MEAEGFAPCQAPALQTKVFQYRIWDVNQKSLYLRDDQLLAGHLQGANAALEEKVFWVPNRAFEPARQPVILGIRNGTRCLGTGTGTGTGGAPALRLQDVDIRELPRTGDASAAFTFFRSYKDGLWRFESAANPGWFLCTSARGHQPLGLSRHHDATHLLDFYFQLC, encoded by the exons ATGG AGGCCGAAGGCTTCGCGCCCTGCCAGGCGCCCGCCCTGCAGACCAAGGTGTTCCAGTACCG gATCTGGGATGTGAACCAGAAGTCACTGTACCTGCGCGATGACCAACTGCTGGCCGGGCACCTGCAAGGGGCCAACGCCGCCCTGGAAG AGAAGGTGTTCTGGGTCCCCAACCGCGCCTTCGAGCCCGCCCGGCAGCCCGTGATCCTGGGCATCCGCAACGGCACCCGCTGCCTCGGCACCGGCACTGGCACCGGCACTGGCGGGGCACCCGCCCTGCGCCTGCAG GACGTGGACATCAGGGAGCTGCCCCGCACCGGGGACGCCTCGGCCGCCTTCACCTTCTTCCGCTCCTACAAGGACGGGCTGTGGCGCTTCGAGTCGGCCGCCAACCCCGGCTGGTTCCTCTGCACCTCGGCCCGCGGCCACCAGCCCCTGGGACTCTCCCGCCACCACGATGCCACCCACCTGCTCGACTTCTacttccagctctgctga
- the LOC139683669 gene encoding interleukin-36 receptor antagonist protein-like yields MSHVSRPADRGAQGPRGPPERSHPLRALAGPGDAADSVIDPDMVDLFRDFLGAEVLVASSDTRPKAQPYHYLVRDTEQKGLCLQDGHLVATSLQGANAAQEEPISVVPNRHLERRRCPLIVGIHGGNRALSCGTGPEPQLQLEDVGLMELFSRGKDEAMPFTFYKTFGGSTHTFEAAAFPGLFLSTAPGPGEALAMAPPHGATAFYLRRK; encoded by the exons ATGTCCCACGTGTCCAGACCTGCTGACag GGGGGCCCAGGGGCCCCGGGGACCCCCGGAGCGGTCCCACCCCCTGAGGGCCCTGGCAGGTCCCGGGGATGCTGCCGACTCTGTCATCGACCCTGACATGGTGGACTTATTTCGGGACTTCCTGGGGGCAG AGGTGTTGGTGGCCTCTTCTGACACACGGCCCAAGGCACAGCCATACCACTACCTGGTGCGGGACACGGAGCAGaaggggctgtgcctgcaggatGGGCACCTGGTGGCCACCAGCCTGCAGGGGGCCAAcgctgcccaggaag AGCCCATCAGTGTCGTGCCCAACCGGCACCTGGAGCGCCGGCGCTGCCCCCTCATCGTGGGCATCCATGGGGGCAACCGCGCCCTGTCCTGTGGCACCGGCCCTGAGCCACAGCTGCAGCTCGAG GACGTGGGGCTGATGGAACTGTTCTCACGGGGCAAGGACGAGGCCATGCCCTTCACCTTCTACAAGACCTTTGGGGGGTCCACGCACACCTTCGAGGCTGCAGCATTCCCGGGGCTCTTCCTCAGCACGGCCCCGGGCCCGGGGGAGGCGCTGGCCATGGCGCCCCCCCACGGGGCCACCGCCTTCTACCTGCGCCGCAAGTGA